From Halomarina ordinaria:
CGCGGAGTCCGCCGCCGTGACGCGGACGGCGGGGAGCGTCATCGTCCCGCCGCGGTAGTGGAACTCCGGCGGGGAGACGAGGCGGGCGGCGCCGGCGTCGTCCTTGCGCCAGACGCCGCCGCCCTCGTAGGCGACTCGTGCGTCGCCGTTGCGGTAGACGAGCGCGCCCATCGGTTCGTCGTGGAGCACCTGGTCGGTCCCCTCGCCGTCGTAGTCGACGTGCGTGACCGTCATCCGGCCGGTGTCCTCGCGGACCTCGACGCCACCGTCGAACCGTCCCAGGTCGAGGCGCTGGGTCGCGGAGTCACCGAGCGCGACCTGCGAGGCGCGCGAGTCGAACTGCGTCATCGCCTGTTCGGCCCGGTCCAGGTCCGCCTCCCGGCCCGAGTCGTCGAGCAGGGTCGTCCCCAGCACCACGACGCCCGTCGTCCCGAGAGCGGTGATGGCGACGATGAGCACGACACCGATGACCGACGACTGTCCCCGCCCGGTGCCTCCTCGCCCGCTGCTCCCGAGAATCATACGGCAACAACGTATCGAGAATACAAAAAGAGTTGGTTTCGATAATTTCTATTTAGATGTTATCTATCGGGCGCCGCGTATTAGGTGCATAAGTCGTGTGGAATCACCTGTAGGTATTCGTGTCAATCTCAGGGAGAGGTTAAGTAGGTCGACGATGCTACTGGGTGGCACGATGGCTGACACCCCGAAGCAGACCCTGAAAGACGTCGACCACACACCACCCAACGGCGACTCCGTCGACAACGTCTGGGACCGAGGGACCGAGCGAGCGGAGTAGGGCACGGTTCGCCGGCCGTAGATTAATACGACGTGTCGTCCTACGAACGACTGTTATGCCCACCGTCGAACTCAGAGAGGAGACCCTCCGACGACTGGACGGACTGCGCGAGGAAGACGAGTCCTACGACGAACTGGTCGCCGAACTCATCAACATCTACGAGGCGGAGGAACTGACGCTGTTTCACTCCGGCGACGGGGTGTAACGCCGATTCACTCCCGTTCTTGGAGGTCGAACTCCACGGCGACCGAGAGCAGGTCCGATAGTTCCCGCGAGGAGAGCGACAGCGCCACCGTCCCCGCGCTCGCGTCGTACTCGACGACCCCGGCCTCCGCGAGCGCCGGCAGGTGGTTGTGCCGGAGCGTGAGCTGTTCGTCTCGGACGGCCCCTTCTGCAGGGTCGCCGTCCGTCGAGACGTCGGTTCTGGCACGGGCGAGGCGGACGGCGAGGTCCTCGACGGGGAGGGCACCCGCGTCGTTCAGGAGATAGAGGACGAACCGGCGACGCGTGCGCGAGAGCAACCGGAAGTACTGACTCACGGTCTCCGTGACGTCGTCGTGCCGGAGGCGTCGATTCTCGGGGACGTCGATCTGTGGACGATCGGTCGCATCGGTCGGCTCGATTCGATATGACATGGTCACTCATCGTGGCAGCCGACGACGAGAGGGACGACCGGAGGACGCGACGGTGCCGGTATCCCCACCTGTGTTCGAAGCACCCCGTCGGACTACCACCACACGTACTGCGACCATCACGGATTAGTATTTTATTCAGATACGAAACGACAATCAGAATTTACGAAGGGTTCGAGCGTGGCCGAGGCACCTCCGACGGCCCGGGTCGAACTCCAGCCGGCCGTGACCGATGACGCGGAACGCTCCTAACGTCAATAGTGTCAGTCAGGGATAACATACGCAACGTTTAATCGAGGATGTACTGTGGGTAGTTCTGAAATGACAGGACAGGGGGTGCAAGGAATCCACCCGGGTCGATGGACCGTCGCACGGCGGTGGGGAGGAGCGGTGGTCGGAGGTGCGAGCCAGTCTCGGTCCGGGGCGGAGAGCCGAGGGGGGAGGGTTCGGACGTGAGGGTC
This genomic window contains:
- a CDS encoding DUF7557 family protein is translated as MPTVELREETLRRLDGLREEDESYDELVAELINIYEAEELTLFHSGDGV
- a CDS encoding DUF7344 domain-containing protein, which codes for MSYRIEPTDATDRPQIDVPENRRLRHDDVTETVSQYFRLLSRTRRRFVLYLLNDAGALPVEDLAVRLARARTDVSTDGDPAEGAVRDEQLTLRHNHLPALAEAGVVEYDASAGTVALSLSSRELSDLLSVAVEFDLQERE